The following are encoded in a window of Stigmatella erecta genomic DNA:
- a CDS encoding EamA family transporter: protein MARMREAPPVRPSRTLPPIPAVLLAIVSVQGGAAFAKELFPALGPVGTAGMRIGLSALLLFVAFRPPLARLTRAQWGVVIPYGVVLGVMNLSFYVALDRIPLGLAVTLEFAGPLALAVSGSRRATDFLWVVLAAVGILLIAPWPGGSGTIDPLGVMLALFAGGCWAAYIVLGGRVSRVFPGGQGVATGMLFAALTVLPFAFAGGLAARLTPPLFAASLAVALLSSAVPYTLEMVALRVLASRTFGILMSLEPAVAALAGLVFLREQLTAVQWLALGFVSAASAGAALTARRVPPPVEA from the coding sequence ATGGCGCGCATGAGAGAGGCCCCTCCGGTCCGCCCTTCCAGGACCCTTCCCCCCATTCCCGCGGTGCTCCTGGCGATCGTGAGCGTGCAAGGAGGCGCCGCCTTCGCGAAGGAGCTGTTCCCGGCGTTGGGCCCGGTGGGCACCGCCGGGATGCGCATCGGCCTGTCCGCGCTCTTGCTGTTCGTGGCGTTCCGTCCGCCGCTCGCCCGGCTGACGCGCGCGCAGTGGGGCGTGGTCATCCCGTATGGGGTGGTGCTCGGCGTGATGAACCTGAGCTTCTACGTGGCGCTCGACCGGATTCCCCTGGGGCTGGCCGTCACCCTGGAGTTCGCGGGCCCCCTGGCGCTCGCGGTGTCTGGCTCACGGCGCGCCACGGACTTCCTGTGGGTGGTGCTCGCGGCGGTGGGCATCCTCCTCATCGCCCCGTGGCCGGGAGGCTCCGGTACGATCGATCCGCTGGGAGTGATGCTGGCGCTCTTCGCGGGCGGATGCTGGGCGGCCTACATCGTGCTCGGCGGGCGCGTGTCCAGGGTCTTCCCAGGAGGGCAGGGCGTGGCGACTGGCATGCTGTTCGCGGCCCTGACGGTCCTCCCCTTCGCGTTCGCGGGGGGCCTCGCGGCGCGGCTGACGCCTCCGCTGTTCGCGGCCTCCCTGGCTGTGGCGCTCCTCTCCAGTGCGGTGCCGTACACCTTGGAGATGGTGGCGCTACGGGTGCTCGCGAGCCGCACGTTCGGCATCCTGATGAGCTTGGAGCCCGCGGTGGCGGCCCTGGCGGGCCTGGTCTTCCTGCGCGAGCAACTCACCGCGGTGCAATGGCTCGCCCTGGGATTCGTGAGCGCTGCGTCCGCGGGGGCTGCGCTCACCGCGCGCCGCGTGCCTCCGCCCGTGGAGGCCTGA
- a CDS encoding class I SAM-dependent methyltransferase — translation MTHEHSASSVHHIVPGFGADRAAHYDAQASVSLAGSQAMYELGVSALTAQLDGQDTASLLFVGVGTGAELMPYLRFNVPGWRFTGVDPSGAMLAVARKRLEEEGLLSRTHLHTGELHTLPPGPPFDGAQMMGVLHHVESEEARLALLREVTRRLKPGAPLVLGCRVGKDPVLTNVELRRWRAYGVPPDALEHRRQLFAAMRPIESDAALFSLFAQAGLVTPRPIFVSLQFKVFLARFDPGTVG, via the coding sequence ATGACGCACGAACACTCCGCCTCTTCCGTCCACCACATCGTGCCGGGCTTTGGCGCCGACCGCGCCGCCCACTACGACGCTCAGGCCTCCGTCAGCCTGGCCGGCAGCCAGGCGATGTACGAGCTGGGCGTCAGCGCGCTGACCGCTCAGCTCGACGGCCAGGACACGGCGTCTCTGCTCTTCGTGGGGGTGGGCACGGGCGCGGAGTTGATGCCCTACCTCCGCTTCAACGTGCCAGGCTGGCGCTTCACGGGCGTGGACCCCTCCGGCGCCATGCTCGCCGTCGCCCGCAAGCGCCTGGAGGAGGAAGGACTGCTCTCGCGCACGCACCTACACACCGGCGAGCTTCACACCCTGCCTCCGGGCCCCCCATTCGACGGCGCGCAGATGATGGGAGTCCTGCACCATGTGGAGAGCGAGGAGGCCCGCCTCGCGCTGCTGCGAGAGGTGACGCGGCGGCTCAAGCCCGGTGCCCCCCTCGTCCTGGGCTGCCGCGTTGGCAAGGACCCTGTGCTGACGAACGTGGAGCTGCGGCGGTGGCGAGCGTATGGCGTTCCCCCGGACGCGCTGGAGCACCGGCGTCAGCTCTTCGCGGCGATGCGGCCCATCGAGTCCGATGCCGCCCTGTTCTCCCTGTTCGCCCAGGCCGGACTGGTGACGCCCCGTCCGATCTTCGTCTCGCTGCAGTTCAAGGTCTTCCTCGCGCGCTTCGACCCCGGAACCGTGGGCTGA
- a CDS encoding M48 family metallopeptidase, whose amino-acid sequence MRPSLTLSSFFRVYALPALWLFALPLFGLWFTGHATSRFDRDVLETLERQISQDPALEEPRRQELLDFLRATPASVACLSSEEALEGFRGTLGEACSDVRQYQWMNRLALASVVLGLLSAGVALLCALLAFVSRPFQYGSFAVGWNVLRLTGALQTLAQGGLAVWLSYWITAVWFERYYPKLIVMAGILAAFALFHVVTAIFRRPAMDFDVEGERLEEAHATELWAHVRRLCASLQTQPPDHILVGIDANFFVTESEVSINGQKLTGRTLYISLPLLRLLKRSEAEAVLAHEMGHLLGGDTGHGKRLAPMLAHFSGYLQALRDGGLTLPIFHFMMAYRGLFELSLGRSRRASELAADRLAASVTSGQDIAHSLVKVGAYSSFRDHTEAKLFALSEQQQTVAIAQRVALGFTEYAFSEEVHRDLHGVVTPHPFDSHPPLAARLENVGQKIEPADVAKVLLEPTDSSWASAILEADTLEARLWAVYEARFSEAHGLALAYRYEPSTEAERQHVEKHFPPLTFEGKKAGLEVHLDFAQVSCSEWQGPVRLDQVKAASTQGGMFKKYLNLQLKEGGLFKGKRSICLSKLQEGDGLLQAFGHYLGRHRAMEEHRARAQQEPSTDSQEAA is encoded by the coding sequence ATGCGCCCATCCCTGACCCTATCCAGCTTCTTCCGCGTCTACGCGCTGCCCGCCCTCTGGCTGTTCGCGCTCCCACTGTTCGGCCTTTGGTTCACCGGCCACGCCACGTCCCGCTTCGACCGGGACGTGCTCGAGACCCTCGAACGCCAGATCTCCCAGGACCCGGCGCTGGAGGAGCCGCGGCGGCAAGAGCTGCTGGACTTCTTGCGCGCCACCCCGGCTTCCGTGGCGTGTCTCTCCTCGGAGGAGGCGCTGGAGGGGTTCCGGGGCACCCTCGGCGAGGCATGCTCGGATGTGCGGCAGTATCAGTGGATGAACCGCCTGGCGCTCGCCTCGGTGGTGCTGGGGTTGCTCTCGGCAGGGGTGGCCCTCCTGTGTGCCCTGCTGGCGTTTGTGTCGCGGCCTTTCCAGTACGGCAGCTTCGCCGTGGGCTGGAACGTGCTCCGGCTCACCGGGGCCCTGCAGACACTCGCCCAGGGAGGCCTGGCCGTCTGGTTGTCCTACTGGATCACCGCGGTGTGGTTCGAGCGCTATTACCCGAAGCTCATCGTCATGGCCGGCATCCTGGCGGCCTTCGCGCTCTTCCACGTGGTGACCGCCATCTTCCGCCGCCCCGCCATGGACTTCGACGTGGAGGGGGAACGGCTGGAGGAAGCCCACGCGACGGAGCTCTGGGCCCATGTGCGCCGGCTGTGCGCCTCGCTCCAGACGCAGCCCCCGGACCACATCCTCGTCGGCATTGACGCCAACTTCTTCGTCACCGAGAGCGAGGTGAGCATCAACGGGCAGAAGCTCACCGGACGGACCCTCTACATCAGCCTGCCCCTGCTGCGCCTGCTCAAGCGGTCCGAGGCGGAAGCCGTGCTCGCCCACGAAATGGGGCACCTCCTGGGCGGAGATACGGGCCACGGCAAGCGGCTGGCGCCCATGCTCGCGCACTTCAGCGGGTACCTTCAGGCGCTCCGGGACGGTGGGCTCACCTTGCCCATCTTCCACTTCATGATGGCCTACCGCGGGCTGTTCGAGCTTTCGCTCGGCCGCAGCCGGCGCGCCAGCGAGCTCGCCGCGGACCGGCTTGCCGCGAGCGTCACGTCAGGGCAGGACATCGCCCACTCGCTCGTGAAGGTCGGTGCGTACTCGAGCTTTCGGGACCACACGGAGGCCAAGCTGTTCGCGCTCAGCGAGCAACAGCAGACCGTGGCCATCGCGCAGCGGGTCGCGCTGGGCTTCACCGAGTACGCGTTCTCCGAGGAGGTGCACCGCGACCTGCACGGCGTGGTCACACCGCATCCGTTCGACTCTCACCCGCCCCTCGCCGCGCGCCTGGAGAACGTGGGACAGAAGATCGAACCGGCCGACGTGGCGAAGGTGCTGCTGGAGCCCACGGATTCCTCTTGGGCGAGCGCCATTCTGGAGGCGGACACCCTCGAGGCGCGGCTGTGGGCCGTGTACGAGGCACGCTTCTCGGAGGCGCACGGCCTGGCCCTTGCCTACCGCTACGAACCCTCCACCGAGGCCGAGCGGCAACACGTGGAGAAGCACTTCCCGCCCCTCACCTTCGAAGGCAAGAAGGCAGGGCTGGAGGTCCACCTGGACTTCGCGCAGGTGAGCTGCTCGGAGTGGCAGGGGCCTGTCCGCCTCGACCAGGTGAAAGCCGCCAGCACCCAGGGAGGGATGTTCAAGAAGTACCTGAACCTGCAGCTCAAAGAGGGCGGCTTGTTCAAGGGCAAGCGCTCCATCTGCCTGAGCAAGCTGCAGGAGGGGGACGGACTGCTCCAAGCTTTTGGGCACTACCTCGGACGCCACAGGGCCATGGAAGAGCACCGCGCCCGCGCGCAACAGGAGCCCTCCACGGACTCGCAAGAGGCGGCCTGA
- a CDS encoding B12-binding domain-containing radical SAM protein, whose protein sequence is MHGRRVLSPVLLLGAGTGEATCGILYLAGYLRRNGIEAFVRLHDADETEEEVVRSLEALVARVRPRLVGISLKWFHHVHRALLLARTLRQIDPEIRIVVGGNTASYWWRELRAFDCIDHIVLGDGERPLLALCEGDPAPPNCVTQRPDGTPQRRPLEYVQGATNSEDIYYSHFNDIFLSRQDLHSFSGWVAPGKGCGENCLYCGGARGNQKAAFGRAKPFLRSEESVRRDHQEISQKTWQFRYDFSGSSAEFLQSTWAGVDLSRHACTYFLWGVARMGLIDALAQTFERVYMVLDIGCFSEQQRHEQMGRGLLKPCASDRELLELIDNCRRHPNLDVEISGIAGLPFASAATLKEEVRLVERVIGLDCVVGYQRLEAQPGALVTEHPARFDMETEARTFTEFLDYFEQREPGEVTVPMLRFRDTALEEAVQRTSEHVDALAWKHRDAKRKVSINGRTRLRNTAPSTLHFKLGDWLGAHRVPAKVAQEQVTVVRSVNGTGMACAPSVSPRRFTDPTLDQGEDGKILLTTLAAFEQPTTVASAVAHLGAKARLDPGSAREVIDHLVDGRFLQPA, encoded by the coding sequence ATGCATGGCCGTCGCGTCCTCTCTCCCGTTCTCCTTCTTGGCGCCGGCACCGGCGAGGCCACCTGCGGAATCCTCTACCTCGCGGGCTACCTGCGCCGGAACGGCATCGAGGCCTTCGTGCGGCTCCATGATGCGGACGAGACCGAGGAAGAAGTCGTGCGCTCGCTCGAAGCCCTGGTGGCCCGCGTACGGCCACGGCTCGTTGGAATCAGCCTCAAATGGTTCCACCACGTCCACCGCGCGCTGCTCCTGGCCCGGACGCTGCGCCAGATTGACCCGGAAATCCGGATTGTCGTGGGAGGCAACACCGCGTCGTACTGGTGGCGGGAGCTGCGCGCGTTCGACTGCATCGATCACATCGTCCTGGGCGATGGGGAACGGCCGTTGCTGGCGCTCTGCGAGGGGGACCCCGCTCCTCCCAACTGCGTCACCCAGAGGCCGGATGGCACCCCACAGCGGCGGCCCCTGGAGTACGTGCAAGGGGCCACCAACAGCGAGGACATCTACTACTCGCACTTCAACGACATCTTTCTGAGCCGCCAGGACCTTCACTCCTTTTCGGGATGGGTCGCGCCCGGCAAGGGCTGCGGCGAGAACTGCCTCTATTGCGGTGGGGCCCGCGGCAACCAGAAGGCCGCTTTCGGACGCGCGAAACCGTTCCTGCGGTCCGAGGAGAGCGTGCGCCGCGACCACCAGGAGATCTCCCAGAAGACCTGGCAGTTCCGCTACGACTTCTCGGGAAGCTCGGCGGAGTTTCTGCAAAGCACCTGGGCGGGGGTCGATCTCTCACGCCACGCCTGCACCTATTTCCTGTGGGGGGTGGCCCGGATGGGGCTCATCGATGCCCTGGCCCAGACCTTCGAGCGTGTCTACATGGTGCTCGACATCGGTTGCTTCTCGGAACAGCAGCGGCACGAGCAGATGGGCCGTGGCCTGCTGAAGCCCTGTGCCTCGGACCGGGAGCTTCTCGAGCTCATCGACAACTGCCGCCGCCACCCGAACCTGGACGTCGAGATCTCCGGCATCGCGGGCCTCCCGTTCGCCAGCGCCGCCACGCTCAAGGAGGAAGTCCGCCTGGTGGAGCGAGTCATCGGCCTCGACTGCGTGGTGGGCTACCAACGGCTCGAAGCGCAGCCCGGGGCACTCGTCACCGAGCACCCCGCGCGGTTCGACATGGAGACGGAAGCGCGAACCTTCACGGAGTTCCTCGACTACTTCGAGCAGCGCGAGCCAGGCGAGGTGACGGTGCCCATGCTGCGCTTCCGCGACACGGCGCTCGAAGAGGCGGTGCAGCGCACCTCGGAGCACGTGGATGCCCTCGCCTGGAAGCACCGGGACGCGAAGCGAAAGGTCTCGATCAACGGACGCACACGCCTGCGGAATACCGCCCCCTCGACGCTCCACTTCAAGCTCGGGGATTGGCTGGGAGCTCACCGGGTTCCCGCGAAGGTCGCGCAGGAGCAGGTGACGGTCGTGCGGTCGGTCAACGGAACGGGCATGGCCTGCGCCCCCTCCGTGAGCCCCCGGAGGTTCACGGACCCGACGCTGGATCAAGGCGAAGACGGGAAGATCCTTCTGACCACCCTGGCGGCCTTCGAGCAACCCACGACGGTCGCCAGCGCGGTGGCGCACCTGGGAGCCAAAGCAAGGCTCGATCCGGGCTCGGCGCGCGAAGTCATCGACCATCTGGTGGACGGACGCTTTCTGCAGCCGGCGTGA
- a CDS encoding NUDIX hydrolase, with the protein MTTTIDKIAWLHVVNGRVLSARSKGKDIYYLPGGKRDPGETDIDTLAREVEEELSVRIKPETVSHFGTFEAQAHGKSEGVQVKMTCYLADFEGELSPASEIAELVWLTYADRARVSAVSQLIFDTLHEMKRLA; encoded by the coding sequence ATGACCACAACGATTGACAAGATTGCCTGGCTGCACGTTGTCAACGGCCGCGTCTTGAGTGCCCGCTCCAAAGGCAAGGACATCTATTATCTCCCCGGGGGCAAACGAGACCCCGGTGAGACGGATATCGACACGCTTGCACGGGAGGTCGAGGAGGAGCTCTCGGTTCGCATCAAGCCCGAGACGGTCTCTCACTTCGGCACCTTCGAAGCCCAGGCCCACGGCAAGTCCGAGGGCGTGCAGGTGAAGATGACGTGTTACCTGGCGGATTTCGAAGGGGAGCTGAGCCCCGCCTCCGAAATCGCTGAACTGGTCTGGCTGACCTATGCCGACCGGGCCCGTGTCTCCGCCGTCAGCCAGCTCATCTTCGACACACTGCACGAGATGAAACGGCTGGCGTAA
- a CDS encoding family 43 glycosylhydrolase has product MTKRCILSLAIAGASLTAASAAAQTVGDSRNPIFRNIYTADPSAHVWADGRLYVYPSHDIAPPRGADLMDQYHVYSTNDMVNWVDHGEILRASNVPWGRPEGGFMWAPDVAYKNGVYYFYFPHPSGTDWNNTWKIGVATSTQPAANFTVQGYIPGLESLIDPAVFVDDDGQAYLYYGGGGIAKGGKLKANMMEIDGQMQTMQGLVDFHEASWVHKRNGLYYLSYSDNHDQNGEHNRMRYATSTSPLGPWTHRGIYIDSTDSATNHGSIVQYKGQWYAFYHTSMLSGNDWLRSVSVDKLFYNADGTIQLVKQTKQHGTPYYGSPRAIPGVIQAEDYDNGGQGVAYSDGSPQNEGGAYRFGEGVDVGAIPGGGYHVGWVSSSEWLEYTVNVASSGTYTVSARVATQTANGSSLRLAVDGQKVGTLTVPNTGEWQTYTTVSTQVSLPAGTHVIQVRMGDAFNLDHLTFTKQG; this is encoded by the coding sequence ATGACCAAGCGTTGCATTTTGTCGCTGGCGATCGCCGGCGCGTCGCTCACGGCGGCCTCGGCCGCTGCTCAGACCGTTGGGGATTCGCGCAACCCGATCTTCCGCAACATTTACACCGCCGATCCCTCGGCGCATGTCTGGGCCGACGGGCGGCTTTACGTCTATCCGTCGCATGACATCGCCCCGCCGCGCGGTGCGGACCTCATGGACCAGTACCACGTCTACTCGACCAACGACATGGTCAACTGGGTGGACCACGGAGAGATCCTTCGGGCGTCCAATGTTCCCTGGGGACGGCCCGAGGGCGGCTTCATGTGGGCGCCCGACGTGGCCTACAAGAACGGCGTGTACTACTTCTACTTTCCGCACCCGAGTGGGACGGACTGGAACAACACCTGGAAGATCGGCGTGGCGACGAGCACGCAGCCGGCCGCGAACTTCACGGTGCAGGGCTACATCCCGGGACTCGAGTCACTGATCGACCCCGCGGTGTTCGTCGATGACGATGGCCAAGCGTATCTGTATTACGGAGGTGGCGGCATCGCCAAGGGAGGCAAGCTCAAGGCCAACATGATGGAGATCGACGGCCAGATGCAAACCATGCAGGGCCTGGTCGATTTTCACGAGGCCTCGTGGGTGCATAAGCGCAACGGGCTCTATTACCTGTCGTACTCGGACAACCACGACCAGAACGGCGAGCACAACCGCATGCGCTATGCCACGAGCACGAGCCCGCTCGGTCCCTGGACGCATCGGGGCATCTACATTGACTCCACCGACAGCGCGACGAACCACGGCTCGATCGTGCAATACAAGGGTCAGTGGTATGCCTTCTACCATACGAGCATGCTGTCCGGAAACGACTGGCTCCGCTCGGTCAGCGTTGACAAGCTGTTCTACAACGCCGACGGCACGATTCAGCTGGTCAAGCAGACAAAGCAGCACGGCACGCCGTATTACGGCTCCCCGCGCGCGATTCCCGGAGTGATCCAGGCAGAGGACTACGACAACGGGGGACAGGGCGTCGCGTACAGCGATGGCAGCCCGCAGAACGAGGGCGGCGCGTACCGGTTTGGCGAAGGGGTGGACGTCGGCGCGATTCCGGGAGGTGGCTACCACGTGGGCTGGGTGAGCTCCTCGGAGTGGCTGGAGTACACCGTGAATGTGGCGTCGAGTGGGACGTACACCGTGTCCGCCAGGGTCGCGACGCAGACGGCCAATGGCAGCTCACTGCGCCTGGCGGTGGATGGACAGAAGGTGGGGACCCTCACCGTGCCGAACACCGGGGAGTGGCAGACGTATACGACGGTGAGCACGCAGGTGTCCCTGCCAGCCGGGACGCACGTCATTCAGGTGCGCATGGGGGATGCCTTCAACCTCGACCATTTGACGTTCACGAAGCAAGGCTGA
- a CDS encoding copper homeostasis protein CutC — MQNRPAFPEIHQRLLTAAMPLIYNGNMRTGLTGPEEPLRAMSKKSILEVCAFHIDSCLIAERAGAARVELCDNPIEGGTTPSYGTLKRARERISIPLYPILRPRSGNYFYSDEEFAILKADIEMCRQLGCDGISVGVQTRHSEIDTERLKRIVEWAGPMGVTCNRVFDCAPDPFKALEDVILCGCERILTSGQKSAAPEAGALLGRLVQQAGSRITVMPGAGVKSSNIAKLRKESGAREFHSSARVVAPNPVTYVNPAVSDYGSVYIADEAEVRAMVEALRQEDAGGTETSADPA; from the coding sequence ATGCAAAATCGCCCCGCTTTCCCGGAAATCCATCAAAGGCTGCTGACGGCGGCGATGCCCCTGATCTACAACGGCAATATGCGCACCGGCCTGACCGGCCCTGAAGAGCCCCTGCGTGCCATGTCCAAGAAATCCATCCTCGAAGTCTGTGCCTTCCACATCGACTCCTGCCTCATCGCGGAGAGGGCCGGCGCCGCCCGGGTAGAGCTCTGCGACAACCCCATCGAAGGCGGCACCACCCCCAGCTACGGCACCCTCAAGCGGGCACGAGAGCGGATCTCCATCCCGCTCTACCCGATTCTCCGCCCCCGCTCCGGCAATTACTTCTACAGCGACGAGGAGTTCGCCATCCTCAAAGCCGACATCGAGATGTGCAGACAGCTCGGCTGCGATGGCATCTCCGTCGGCGTTCAAACCCGCCACTCGGAGATTGATACGGAACGGCTGAAACGCATTGTGGAGTGGGCGGGCCCCATGGGCGTCACCTGCAACCGTGTATTTGATTGTGCGCCGGATCCGTTCAAGGCCCTGGAGGATGTCATCCTCTGTGGTTGTGAGCGCATCCTCACCTCGGGACAGAAGAGCGCCGCGCCCGAGGCGGGAGCACTCCTGGGCAGGCTGGTCCAACAGGCCGGCAGCCGCATCACCGTCATGCCAGGGGCGGGCGTGAAGTCCTCCAATATCGCCAAGCTGCGGAAGGAATCGGGCGCACGGGAGTTCCATTCCTCGGCGAGGGTTGTTGCGCCCAATCCGGTGACCTATGTCAACCCCGCGGTGAGCGATTACGGCAGCGTGTACATCGCGGATGAAGCCGAGGTCAGGGCCATGGTGGAGGCATTGCGGCAAGAGGACGCCGGCGGAACCGAAACTTCCGCCGATCCAGCCTGA
- a CDS encoding fascin domain-containing protein, with translation MYRIPSGTLSPAARSFPQRAPRWMALLILGASVGCGAPSGLEEDTATGTQSPSLAAVPLTVTLQTWSGHYLVADKGGGADLMATSTQTKEWETFTLTDVNGGSLVSGDVVTLQSISGQWGSALNGGGSTVRFTAAAAQAWEQFSIVKLSGTGPIVHGDTIALKTTVTGQFLSAANAGGGTVSASGAAAKEWETLKLGLTGSGGSAGPTSNILFVGNSFTHGNEEPVYSYNKTAITDANNGGQGGVPAVFKKLLTQAGLSHQVTIEAVSGETLSGHYATKQAIIGRAWDTVVLQEQSTRPLPSARGGSPADFFTGTDNLRRLVLTANPAAKLFLYETWASPASVTAQGYTGGTPGLQAMQTDLRNAYFKAFQEQGFTGVARAGDGFLRAIEQGLADPDPSNGISAGTFNLWSASDSRHASKYGSYLSAAVLFAKLTGTDPRGLSVGTGSAAAGLGISTTDASNLNRIAYEITAQPDPVGAPTLQPVLGAVFTGAVTAGVPAVLTGAASLSSLTTREGTFTGLAGATAQGITGTNLPNSRGTTPANANAAATGLAVNDGANNLGAGNFQFTTAFTARTRFFIVDSGLASGTLGDATTVTLIDASNKQVGTFSLSLLASDFTASAAGNTSNALASIHYLTGVASVTGTPAGTVQSKLGAVSFSLADLGVSNLDSIGTATGLRLVSDTLDPNAVGLYTVP, from the coding sequence ATGTACCGAATCCCGTCCGGCACGCTGTCTCCCGCGGCGCGCTCGTTTCCCCAGCGCGCCCCACGCTGGATGGCCCTGCTGATCCTCGGGGCCAGTGTGGGGTGCGGTGCTCCTTCAGGCCTGGAGGAAGACACGGCCACCGGGACCCAGAGCCCGTCGCTCGCGGCGGTGCCTCTGACCGTCACCCTCCAGACCTGGTCAGGCCACTACCTCGTCGCGGACAAAGGGGGCGGGGCCGATCTGATGGCCACCAGCACCCAGACAAAGGAGTGGGAGACCTTCACGCTCACGGACGTCAACGGCGGCTCGCTCGTCAGTGGAGACGTGGTGACGCTGCAGAGCATCAGCGGCCAGTGGGGCTCGGCCCTCAACGGTGGCGGCAGCACGGTGCGGTTCACGGCGGCGGCGGCGCAAGCCTGGGAGCAGTTCAGCATCGTGAAGCTCTCGGGCACCGGTCCCATCGTCCACGGGGACACCATCGCCCTGAAGACCACGGTCACGGGGCAGTTCCTCTCCGCCGCGAATGCGGGCGGTGGCACCGTCTCCGCCTCTGGGGCCGCGGCGAAGGAGTGGGAGACGCTCAAGCTGGGTCTCACCGGTTCCGGGGGGAGCGCTGGACCCACCAGCAACATCCTGTTCGTCGGCAACAGCTTCACCCACGGTAACGAAGAGCCGGTCTACTCGTACAACAAGACGGCGATCACCGATGCGAACAATGGCGGCCAGGGCGGTGTGCCCGCGGTCTTCAAGAAGCTGCTCACCCAAGCGGGTCTGTCGCACCAGGTCACGATCGAAGCGGTCAGCGGCGAGACGCTCAGCGGCCATTACGCCACGAAGCAGGCGATCATCGGCCGGGCCTGGGACACCGTCGTCCTCCAGGAGCAGAGCACACGCCCCCTGCCCTCTGCCCGCGGTGGCAGCCCGGCAGACTTCTTCACCGGCACGGACAACCTGCGGCGGCTGGTGTTGACGGCGAACCCGGCGGCCAAGCTCTTCCTGTACGAGACCTGGGCGTCTCCGGCATCCGTCACGGCCCAAGGCTACACGGGCGGTACCCCCGGGCTCCAAGCGATGCAGACCGACCTCCGCAATGCGTACTTCAAGGCCTTCCAGGAGCAGGGCTTCACGGGCGTGGCCCGGGCCGGTGACGGATTCCTGCGCGCGATCGAGCAGGGGCTGGCCGATCCGGACCCCTCCAATGGCATCTCCGCGGGGACCTTCAACCTCTGGAGTGCCTCGGACAGCCGTCACGCCAGCAAGTACGGCAGCTACCTGTCCGCGGCGGTGCTGTTCGCGAAGCTCACCGGCACCGACCCGCGCGGCCTGTCCGTGGGGACGGGCAGCGCGGCTGCGGGTCTGGGCATCAGCACCACCGATGCCTCCAACCTGAATCGCATTGCCTATGAAATCACCGCGCAGCCCGACCCTGTGGGCGCGCCCACGCTTCAGCCCGTCCTCGGCGCGGTCTTCACCGGGGCGGTCACCGCCGGTGTCCCGGCGGTCCTCACCGGCGCGGCCTCGCTGAGCTCGCTCACCACGCGGGAGGGCACCTTCACGGGCCTCGCCGGCGCGACGGCCCAAGGCATCACCGGGACCAACCTTCCCAACTCGCGGGGCACCACACCCGCGAACGCCAACGCGGCCGCCACTGGCCTGGCCGTCAACGACGGGGCGAATAACCTGGGTGCAGGCAACTTCCAGTTCACCACGGCCTTCACCGCCAGGACCCGCTTCTTCATCGTCGACAGTGGCCTCGCCTCTGGGACCCTGGGCGATGCCACCACCGTCACGCTGATCGACGCGTCGAACAAGCAGGTCGGCACATTCTCACTCTCCCTGCTCGCAAGCGATTTCACCGCCTCGGCCGCGGGCAACACGTCCAACGCCCTGGCATCCATCCACTACCTGACCGGGGTCGCGAGCGTCACCGGTACCCCCGCAGGCACCGTGCAATCCAAGCTGGGGGCTGTCTCGTTCTCCCTGGCGGACCTGGGGGTGAGCAACCTGGACAGCATCGGTACCGCCACGGGCCTCCGCCTCGTCAGCGACACGCTCGATCCGAACGCCGTCGGCCTGTACACGGTGCCCTGA